CGGAAGGACGGCCCCGCCACGCTGATGGCCCCCACAGGCTCGCCCGACGGGCCGAAGATGGGGGCTCCCACCGCCCGCGCTCCCGGATCGACGTCCTCGTCGCTGAAGGCGTAGCCCCGCTCGCGAACGTCGTCCAGGATGCGGCGCAGGCGGGCTGGATCCAGGACGGTGCGGGGCGTGTAGCGCGGCAGGCTCGCCAGCTGGGCCAGTACCTGCTCCTGTTGGTGGGCGGGCAGGTAGGCCAGGATGGCCTGCGGGCAGGCCCCTGCGTGCAGGGGGTAGCGCCCGCCGACGCGGGCGGTGAGCCGCACGCGCTGCGCGCTGTCGCGCAGATCGACCACCACCGCCAGCCGCTGGTGACGCTCGACCAGGTGGACGGACTCGCCCGTCTCGGCAGCCAGGCGATCCATGACGGGACGGGCGGCCCGCACCAGGCCGATGCGTTCACGCGCCGCCTCGCCCAGGGCCAGGAGGGTCGGGCCGAGACGGTAGCGGCGTTCGCCCGGCTCCTGCACGACCAGGTCGTGGCGCTCCAGCGTCCGCAGGAGGCGATAGACCTGCGTCTTGGTCAGCCCGAGCTGGCGGGCCAGCTCCGAGACGCCCGCGGTGCGCTCCGGCGGCCACTGGGCCATGGCCAGCAACAGCTGGACGGCCTTGTCCACGCTGGCGATGGCGTAAGTGTCGGCCGCCAGGCGAGGCGCCGGCGAGTCCGTCGGCG
This genomic interval from Limnochorda sp. LNt contains the following:
- a CDS encoding IclR family transcriptional regulator yields the protein MTAGSTGLPGSLGLPGSPTVSPLGSPTDSPAPRLAADTYAIASVDKAVQLLLAMAQWPPERTAGVSELARQLGLTKTQVYRLLRTLERHDLVVQEPGERRYRLGPTLLALGEAARERIGLVRAARPVMDRLAAETGESVHLVERHQRLAVVVDLRDSAQRVRLTARVGGRYPLHAGACPQAILAYLPAHQQEQVLAQLASLPRYTPRTVLDPARLRRILDDVRERGYAFSDEDVDPGARAVGAPIFGPSGEPVGAISVAGPSFRLPDALVPRYGALVRQAAAEVTARFGGVVPPAFERAAAADGPHHGERPS